TTTCATTTGTCACTTTATGAAGTAAAATTGTATGATTACATAACCTCCTCCTTTTCTATTTAAATTTGACTATTTCCACTTTCCTTTGTTCATCTTTATATTTAAAAACAATTGCTGATACAGTGTTACGTTTCACCAGTAAATCTTGTCCCTGATTGACAATAGAGAAAGGCATTCCACCAGTTTCGACAGATACTGTATAGTTGTTTTCAGGGAGATAAAAATTAAAGCCACCCAGTTCATTAGTCATAGTATTAAAGGTTTTGCCATTTGCAGCAACCGCCTTTATCCTCAGTCCACCTAAAATGGGTGTACCTTCTGTATACTTATCAGCAACGTATTTCATTGTACCACTCACCCTCTCTGTTTTGACCAGCGGGATTTCAAGTTTTGTATTCTTAATTAAAAACACATCGGTTGGTTCCAGTAAATTCCATCCCTTGTCATTCACAATAGACACCGAATAGGTTTTATTCTTCTCTGCGGTAAAAGTCACTATGCCTTTATTGTTTGTAATCGCAGCAATACCTTCGGTTTTCACTAAAATACCTGCGGCCGGAGCTTCATCTTTATCACGGTGTCCGTTGCCATTATTATCCTCAAAATAAACCAGTTCCAATTTTCCGTTATCTCCACGCCCTGCGCCTCCAAAACTTTTTTCTATACCTATTCTCAATTGTCTGTTGTCTGACCGGTAAGATTTCAGATACTGTAAATCTCCCTGCGGCTGTGTTCCATCAACAGGATTATATTCACGATCGGATCTGATTTTATTCAGACTGTAAAATATATCTGCAGATATAGCCCAGTCTCCTTTCAGCAACCATCTGAGATTAGCATTCAATGAATAATTCTGACTTCGGTTAAAGCCGTAATAATTATACATTGATGAAGCGTTTACCGTTAATTTATTATCAAATAATACAAAATGAGTATTAGGACCAAATGAATAAATAGTGTACCGGGGGTTTCCTGAAATTGCCAGTGCATCTGTCAGATAATAACTATTAAACTGGGTAAAACCCGAAAAGCCGAATACCCTGTTTCTGTAGCTGAAATTCATCCTGGAAGAGAAAAATGGTGCCGGTGGTTTTTCTGAGGTATTCCTGTAGGTATAACCATGATCCATTTCAAAAGACAGGTCATGAACATTATTGCTATAGGTAATATTGAATCTTGTCCGGACAGAGGCTGATTTCCAAACATCATTTTTATTATCGGACAGATTACCAGCAGTCATATACTGCGAAAAATAATAAGGTCTGATGTTATAAGTCCACTGGCCTATCCGGTTTCCGAATCCGATTTCATAAGTTGAATTCCCGTAATTATTGGTAACCGGCAAATAAGCACTATCTGCATACGCCAGTACTTTGGGGGTGTTTTTGACAATATTAATCCGGGCATTTAAGTTTTTATGTTCACCAATGGCCACTACAACACGATTTTCCAACTGAAGCAGCCCTTTTCTTATGCCGTCATAATAAGGTGAGGAATAATAATTACTGCTATAAAAATTAACTCCTCTATAATCCAGATAATAACCAGCTCCGGCAGCAAGTCCGTTAAGCGATCTGGCAGCATAGTCCTGTTTACTGTAACCGGCATCAAAACCAATATGTTGATATTTATCCAGCTGAATATTAGCATTCGATGAAACCAGCGTCGTCTTTATTCCTGTCAGCAAATTATTACTGCGTAAAACAACCAGCTGTTTATGATCAGCTTCTGAATTTTCCTCTTTGTAGGCAACAGCCAGCGTATTTCCAAATTTGAGCTTGTTAAACTGAGAGAACAACAGATAGTTATTATCAAGGGCATATACATTCAAAGATTTCTTATTACCCAAATAAACTTTTCCTTTAACACCTCTGCCATTCAGGTTAAAATCCAGAGACTCATAGATATTACCAATCCTTGCTCCCCAGGTTTTACCTTGATAAGCTACATAGCTGTCATATACATTAAAACCCTTCTGACCAGGATTATTAAAGTAATCAACATTGGCCTGATAACTGATCTGCCGGCCCGCACCGAGTTCATACTTACCATTTCCCTGCAATTGATACATAGACAAGGTGGTATCTATAGTCATATATCTTAAAGCCACTGTATTTGGCTTGTCCTGGTAAAAGGGAGTCTGATTAACTGCTAACCTTCTGTCACTGGAAATGCTCATAATCCTCAGACGCTTTACTGCAATCTGATTATTTTTGTTATCCAATGCCCGGATAGTCACCGAAAAATCTGCCGGGATATTACTATTTAATCTATTCTTTGCTATAAAAGGCAGACTCTGCTGTGTTCCGGGCTCAAGCGTCAGATTAACAGTCTCACCAACGAAATCAAGTCCATCAGGAATTTCAGTGAGTTCCAGTCTGAAACTGACAGGGATCAGACCATTATTAAAAATCCTTACCATTACCCTTGCCTGGTTGGTCAGCTGATTCAGATAGACTTCCTGCTGGTCAGTATCAATAAATATGCCCTGTATATCTTCGAGTTGCGCATAAAAGGCGGCTTCGATTCCGGGATTTTCCATAGCAGCTTCGCTGGATTTCTCTCCTTCAACTTCTCTGAGTTTAATCTTTATTACCTGCATACTATTCCTGATAGTTTGCCTGTCCGCCATATATTTTAACGGAAAAGATCTTTTTTGCCCGGGTACAAGTATAATGGTATCGGGCAATCTCAACAGCCCGGTTTTTTCCTGCCCCGGTATAGTCTGACGAACCAGTTTCACCATAACATCAGCATGGTTACTAATCCAGAATGCGTTGGTAAAGGTCTGCCCTGCTCTTACAGAAACCGTATCCAGCTTAAAACCACAGGAAATATTGCCCGTCTGGCCCTGAGCATCCACTTTAACTACAGCGCACAACACTATCATGAAGACAGCAATTGATTTCCTATAATTTAAGTAAACAGATAATATAAGCAGGTACATGGGAGGGCATTGTTGGAAACGCAAATATTATTCTTATATATAAATAATACTATTTCTATACCCACATAAAGATGTGGACTCAGAAATATGTTAAGCGCATTATTCTTGCTTTCTAAAAACTATATTTGAGCATCCGAATATAGCCGCCTGGTTTTGCACTATTATCATTTGATAAGAGTAAGCACCATTTTATTTTAACAAACGTAATTAAGACAAAAAATAATTTACCTGTGTTAATTTAAAAATGAGCCAAAGCTTATATCCGTCGCGTTAGAATGTCGGATTAACATAAATACCTGAAAATATCTCGTAATAAAATTACTTTAATGCTTATTGACATGAACAGAACTCAAAGCTCTACAATTAGTTCACCCAGATTTAACCGGCAAAAATAAAACCTGTATAAATCCCAGTAACATATGCTGCCCATACTGTTATTATTTTTTACCTGAACTGCCATTCCGGTAATGACTGGTACAGATTTTATGAATGGCCTGATGAATTCTGATAAGGAAATTATCAGCAAAGGTATAATGAAATAAAATCAGACATCTCCTACGAGAATAAATATCTAATGAATAAAGACAAAGTATCTACCGATGCTATAAAAGTCGGGGTTATTGATGATAGCGAAATAGTCAGAAGGTTAATAACTATATTTCTATTGAACCGCACTGCTCCTGCATTCGAAGTGGTTTTTGAATTGGACACTTTAAATCAGGCTGATCATATAAACACTCTGGAAACATCTCCCGACATTATCTTACTTGATATAGATATGCCGGGTATTAAAGGATATGACGGTATCCCATTACTGCAAAAGCGCTTTCCTGATTGCGCAATAATTATGTTTACGGATCTGGATGATGATGATCTGATTATGAAATGTATCCGGCAGGGCGCCAGGGGCTATTTAAAAAAGGACTCCATAGGTTATGAAATGATAGAAGGCATTGTGAGTGTAGTGAACGGAGGTTCTTATATTTCCCCACGGCTGACCAGGAAGTTATTCAGCCATTTACAATTTAAGAATAATGTATTTGCCAAATTATCAAAACGGGAACAGGAAATCGCCGAAGGTATTCTGGATGGTTTGAGTTATAAATTGATTGCCTATAAACTGGGCTTACCTATTGATACTGTAAGAGATCATATAAAAAGAGTGTACAGAAAGCTTCACATTAACAGCAGAGGCGAACTGGCAGCACTAATCAGGATCTGATGATTGATAAAACCGGCAAAAATTTAAGCGTAACAGTTGCATAGCAAACAGAGAAGTCAGAGAGGTGTAAGAGATCGGAGTTGGTATAGGGTTGGTATACCCAGGGGGTATACCAACCCTATACCAACTCCGATCTCTTACCTATCCGTAACATAAATTCCCGCCACTGGCCCGTACCGGAATTAGTTTACAGAAGTCCGCCAACCTTCTTACCTTGGGATAAACCTCAGGAAAAGCTATTGGAATTCGTTTTCGTTAACAGTATTTAACACTAAATAACATTGGATAAACAAAAAAACGTCTTCCTGATTATAGCTTTGTAACTTAACCCGTTTAATTTACTCTTAGAGAAGAGGATTTATTAATCAGCACAGCAAATCATTCAAAGACAATCCATGAAAAAGTACTTCATTCAATTTTTACTTCTGGTAACCGCTGGTTCAGCTTTTGCACAGAAAAACAGCCCGAATTATCAGTATAGTCTGAACTTAAATAACGTTACCAATGATAAACTGCAGGTAACGCTGCTTACTCCCAAACTGAAAGGCAGTGAAACTGTTTTTCATCTGCCCAAAATGGTTCCGGGCACTTATGCGATTGCTGATTATGGCCGTTATATCTCAGATCTTAAAGCTTTTGATCAGAAAGGAAACCAGTTAAAAACTGATAGAACGGATTCAAATTCCTGGAAAATTTCCGGTGCGGATCAACTGACAAAAATAACTTACCTGGTTGATGACAGCTGGGACAGTCCTGAAATTAAAGGGGAAGAAATTTTTCAGCCTGCAGGAACCAATATAGATAAGGATAAAGTATATGTGATTAATAACTTTGGTTTCTTTGGTTATTTTGATGGCCAGAAAAACATCCCTTTTGAAATTACGATCACCAAACCAGCTGAATTTTATGGTTCTACGTCATTGAAGGCAAATCATATCAACGCAACTACTGATCGTTATGCTGTTCCGGATTATTATAGCCTTGCAGATGCACCAATGATGTATAATAAGCCTGATACTACGGTTTTGAATATCGGAGGTACAGAAGTCCTGATTTCTCTTTATTCTCCTAATCAAAAAGCGACTTCTGCAGTTATCGCTCAGGAACTCAAAAAAACACTGGAAGCTCAAAAAGAATATCTTGGAGGGAAATTACCTGTTGACAAGTATGCCTTTATTATAGCTTTAACAGATAACACTCAAATCAAAAGTTATGGTGCTTTAGAGCATTCTTATTCATCTTTCTATTTTCTGCCCGAAGGATTTATTCCGAAAAAATTGGCAGAGACTATTAAGAACACCGGGTCTCATGAATTTTTCCATATCGTAACGCCACTAAGCATCCACAGTCACGAAATCGGGGAATTTGACTATGATAAGCCCAAAATGTCTGAACATTTATGGATGTATGAAGGCTTAACGGAATATGCTGCCCATCATATGCAGGTAAAGTACGGATTAATAGATTTCAATAAATATCTTGAAGTTCAGACTGATAAGCTAGACAATGCAATGCGCTATAATGATACGCTGGCTTTCACCAAAATGTCTAAAGGTGTTCTGGATACTTACGAAAGCCAGTACGGAAACGTTTACGCAAAGGGCGCATTAATCGGTCTTTGTCTTGACATCAAACTCAGACAATTATCCAACGGAAAATACGGAACGCAAAACCTGATGGCCGATCTGTCAAAAACCTACGGAAAAACAAAGTCATTTAATGATGATGAACTGTTTGCAACCATTACCAAACTGACTTACCCTGAAATCGGGGAATTCCTGAATACTTATGTTGCCGGAACAAAAAAACTGCCTTATAAAGAAATATTTGCAGCCATAGGTGTAGATTTTGAACCTGTTGTAACCGTTAAAAAAGCTGGTATGGGTAAAATGGGTATGGGATTTAATGGCCAGAGATTATTTGTTGCAGATATCAAAGGAATGGATGATTTTGGCAGGAAAATGGGCTATCAGAAAGGTGATGAGCTGATCAGCATCAATGGAAAAAACATACCTGATGTCTCAGAAATACAACAGTTTCTGAATAATCTGCTTGAGAACATGAAAGAAGGTGACAAACTAACTGTCGTGGTTTCCAGAAAGGACAGCAATGGCAAAGCAACTGAAGTTACCTTAAGCCAGCCGGTTGAAGTTCATGAGGAGAAAAAATATAATGTGCTGAAAGAATTCCCGGTACAGTCAGATGAACAAAAAGCATTGAGAAAAGCTTGGTTAAATATTAATTAATCCTGCTGGTTTACCAACAGATAAACAGGCGGGTATCCTCAGATATCCGCTTGTTTGTTTATAAAAACATGCTGGTTATTTATCCTCCTTCAGAATATATATCATGATATTTAACTTTTTTTAACTATATGTTATAGAATAACCTATAAAAAAATATAACAACTTAGCCTTACAATAATCATGATATGAAGAAACTATTATTTTTATCTTATTTGCTGCTTACAGCAGGTGTGGTTTTCGGACAACAGTTTGTACTTAAAGGTATCACCACTGATAAACAGAAAGATATACTCCCCTTTACCAGTATCTATGTCCAGGGTACCAGCCAGGGTACTTCGGCCAATACCAACGGCGAGTTTCAGCTCAGACTTGAAAAAGGAAAATACACCTTGATTTTTAGGGCTGTAGGTTATATCCAGCTGACCAAAGAAGTAGAAATCAGTACAGACACTTATTTGTCTGTAGTCATGCAGCCGGAAGTTTATCAGTTAAAAGATGTAACTATTAAAGCAGGTGCAGAAGATCCGGCTTATGAAATTATCAGAAATGCCATCAGGACACGCAAGCAGCATTTAACGGCAGTAAAAGCTTATTCCTGTGATACCTATATCAAAGGCGTAACGAAACTCAAAAATGCACCAAAAAAAATCCTGGGCAGAAACATCCAGGATGATCTGAAAGATATAGGCCTGGATTCTGGTAAAAGAGGTATAATTTATCTTTCTGAATCAGTTTCCAGATTTAATTTCCAGCAACCTGGTCAAATCAATGAAGAAATGATTTCTTCGAAAGTGAGTGGCAGCAGTAATGGCTTCAGTTTTAATCAGGCTACCGATTTCATGATCAGTTTCTATAGAAACATCGTTGATATTAAAGAATTAAGCCGGGTTGGGTTTGTCTCTCCCATTGCTGATAATGCCATGCTTTTTTATCGCTATAAATTTATCGGTACTTTCAGAGAGGGTAATGACTGGGTTAATAAAATACAGGTAATCCCGCG
This portion of the Pedobacter lusitanus genome encodes:
- a CDS encoding response regulator — translated: MNKDKVSTDAIKVGVIDDSEIVRRLITIFLLNRTAPAFEVVFELDTLNQADHINTLETSPDIILLDIDMPGIKGYDGIPLLQKRFPDCAIIMFTDLDDDDLIMKCIRQGARGYLKKDSIGYEMIEGIVSVVNGGSYISPRLTRKLFSHLQFKNNVFAKLSKREQEIAEGILDGLSYKLIAYKLGLPIDTVRDHIKRVYRKLHINSRGELAALIRI
- a CDS encoding peptidase M61, with product MKKYFIQFLLLVTAGSAFAQKNSPNYQYSLNLNNVTNDKLQVTLLTPKLKGSETVFHLPKMVPGTYAIADYGRYISDLKAFDQKGNQLKTDRTDSNSWKISGADQLTKITYLVDDSWDSPEIKGEEIFQPAGTNIDKDKVYVINNFGFFGYFDGQKNIPFEITITKPAEFYGSTSLKANHINATTDRYAVPDYYSLADAPMMYNKPDTTVLNIGGTEVLISLYSPNQKATSAVIAQELKKTLEAQKEYLGGKLPVDKYAFIIALTDNTQIKSYGALEHSYSSFYFLPEGFIPKKLAETIKNTGSHEFFHIVTPLSIHSHEIGEFDYDKPKMSEHLWMYEGLTEYAAHHMQVKYGLIDFNKYLEVQTDKLDNAMRYNDTLAFTKMSKGVLDTYESQYGNVYAKGALIGLCLDIKLRQLSNGKYGTQNLMADLSKTYGKTKSFNDDELFATITKLTYPEIGEFLNTYVAGTKKLPYKEIFAAIGVDFEPVVTVKKAGMGKMGMGFNGQRLFVADIKGMDDFGRKMGYQKGDELISINGKNIPDVSEIQQFLNNLLENMKEGDKLTVVVSRKDSNGKATEVTLSQPVEVHEEKKYNVLKEFPVQSDEQKALRKAWLNIN